In a genomic window of Spiroplasma melliferum:
- a CDS encoding aldose 1-epimerase family protein — MYFLKNENLEATLSSHPFELISLKNAGKEYIYQQDSTWKKSWPICFPITGKLINNQYQLADKTYMMMGHGFFRAITAWKVLTYTTDTLVVEYIATKDFYNQYPFLFKLEITYQLVAKKLVNKIKIINLDQKPLPYNFGWHPAFICDDYSGRVIFDRPQVITHIPGGAFLGSEMKTETNSQFLINQYDFTTGQCYALLKQTTNKVLIVDSSREISLTTKGYPNVLIWKCQNDAKYICVEPWDGHQDDINYQTIPFDQKPWINKLQSQQTKIYCLEVEFKK; from the coding sequence ATGTATTTTTTAAAAAATGAAAATTTAGAAGCAACTCTTAGTTCTCATCCATTTGAATTAATTTCGTTAAAAAACGCGGGCAAAGAATATATTTATCAACAAGATAGTACATGAAAAAAATCATGACCAATTTGTTTTCCAATCACAGGAAAGTTAATTAATAATCAATATCAATTAGCAGATAAGACTTATATGATGATGGGACACGGATTTTTTCGTGCAATTACTGCTTGAAAAGTTCTTACTTATACAACAGATACATTGGTCGTTGAATATATAGCAACAAAAGATTTTTATAATCAGTATCCATTCTTATTTAAATTAGAAATAACATATCAATTAGTAGCAAAAAAATTAGTTAATAAGATTAAAATTATTAATCTTGACCAAAAACCATTACCATATAATTTTGGCTGACATCCAGCCTTTATTTGTGATGATTATTCCGGCAGAGTTATTTTTGATCGCCCACAAGTAATTACGCATATTCCTGGCGGTGCTTTTTTGGGTTCAGAAATGAAAACAGAAACAAATTCACAGTTTTTAATAAATCAATATGATTTTACAACTGGCCAATGCTATGCATTACTAAAACAAACAACAAACAAAGTTTTAATTGTTGATTCATCCCGAGAAATTAGTTTAACGACAAAAGGTTATCCAAATGTATTAATTTGAAAATGTCAAAATGATGCAAAATATATTTGTGTTGAACCATGAGATGGTCATCAAGATGACATTAATTATCAAACAATTCCATTTGACCAAAAACCATGAATTAATAAGTTACAATCACAACAAACAAAAATATATTGTTTAGAAGTAGAATTTAAAAAATAA
- a CDS encoding deoxyribose-phosphate aldolase produces the protein MKLNKYIDHTLLKPDATIIEIKKLCAEAKEYDFASVCINPTYVQLAHNLLQDSTVNVCVVVGFPLGANATITKVTEITTALADGATEIDMVMNISQFKSNNYDLVRADMAACKKAAGQNIVKVILETCLLSETEIIKACQLAKAAGLDFVKTSTGFSKAGATIANVKLMKTTVGKDMQVKAAGGVRTKADVLAMITAGATRIGTSGGVNIMENKPHRTGY, from the coding sequence ATGAAATTAAATAAATATATTGATCATACTTTATTGAAACCAGATGCAACTATAATAGAGATTAAAAAATTATGTGCTGAAGCAAAAGAATATGATTTTGCATCGGTTTGTATTAATCCAACTTATGTTCAATTAGCTCATAATTTATTACAAGATAGTACAGTTAATGTTTGTGTGGTGGTTGGTTTTCCATTAGGTGCAAATGCTACTATAACAAAAGTGACAGAAATTACAACAGCATTAGCTGATGGGGCAACAGAAATTGATATGGTAATGAATATTAGTCAATTTAAATCAAATAATTATGATTTAGTGCGTGCAGATATGGCAGCATGTAAAAAAGCAGCTGGACAGAATATTGTAAAAGTAATTTTAGAAACATGCTTATTATCTGAAACAGAAATTATTAAAGCGTGTCAGTTAGCAAAAGCAGCAGGCCTTGATTTTGTTAAAACTTCAACAGGTTTTAGTAAAGCAGGTGCAACTATTGCCAATGTTAAACTAATGAAAACAACAGTTGGTAAGGATATGCAAGTTAAGGCAGCTGGGGGAGTTCGTACTAAAGCTGATGTTTTAGCAATGATTACAGCAGGGGCAACGCGGATTGGAACAAGTGGTGGGGTTAATATTATGGAAAATAAACCACATCGAACAGGTTATTAA
- a CDS encoding dephospho-CoA kinase translates to MIIGVYGYIGAGKTSACEYLQNKYHFTYLNADKIAKEIMQDPTVLCFLEQTFPRIIIDGVLNRDCLRTIIFTNPVANNKLNNYLWPKVNQQIITIINNNPNQNFLIEAIGLSTLALSFTAKIFITASKENIIAQINARDQQPSDQTEQLLKIQETFFKQIKPDYKIITNKSLPELYQKLDKIMEEILGDDQ, encoded by the coding sequence ATGATAATTGGTGTTTATGGTTATATTGGAGCAGGAAAAACAAGTGCCTGTGAATACTTACAAAATAAATATCATTTCACTTATTTAAACGCAGATAAAATTGCAAAAGAAATTATGCAAGATCCAACTGTTTTGTGTTTTTTAGAGCAAACTTTTCCGAGGATAATTATTGATGGTGTTCTTAACCGTGATTGTTTGCGAACAATTATTTTTACTAATCCTGTTGCTAATAATAAGTTGAATAATTATTTATGGCCAAAAGTTAATCAACAAATTATCACAATTATTAATAATAACCCAAACCAAAATTTTTTAATTGAAGCAATTGGTTTAAGCACATTAGCGCTTTCTTTTACTGCAAAAATATTTATTACTGCTAGTAAAGAAAACATTATTGCACAAATTAATGCTCGTGATCAACAACCATCAGACCAAACAGAACAGCTTTTAAAAATTCAAGAAACTTTTTTTAAACAGATAAAACCTGATTATAAAATAATTACTAACAAATCACTGCCAGAACTATATCAAAAATTAGATAAAATAATGGAAGAAATATTAGGAGATGATCAATAA